CTCCACGCTGAAGAGGGCCGTAAGCACCGGCCGGTCGAACAGCGGGCCGTGGGAGAGGAACGCCAGGGCGTAGACCTTCACCAGCATGTAGATCCCCATGATCCAGGGGATGATTTTCGTCAGCGTTGCCAGCAGGTCCGACTCGTCGGGCTGCCCCATGTACTTGTGCACCAGGCTAGCCTCGAAAATGACAATCGAGAGGCCGGTGAAGATGGCCGAAAGCCAGAACTGGAGCGGCAGTAGAGGATTGTACCAGAGGTTGTGAAGCTTGTCGACGGCGATGAGGAAGAAGGTTCCCAGGGTCGACTGGTGGAGCGTAGAGATCATGGCCGCAATGATGGCAAACGGAAGCTCCAGGGTCCGCAGCAGGCGCAGCGGAATGTGCCAGCCGAACCGCTCGCTCACCGGATGGAGGAACTCCAGAAAGAGGACCGTGGTGTACGCCATGACGCACATGGAGACCTCAAACATGGGGGAGTGGACGTTCCAGTTGAAGAGGACATAGGGGCCCCGCTGGGGCTGCCCCAGGTCCAGAAGCAACCCGACGCAGACCAGGGAGTAGCCGAGGAAGCCGGTGACGATGGCCGGCCGCACCAGGGGCTCCAGCTTCTTGATGTGGCAGACGTGGGCAACGACGCCGATGGTGAAGGCGCCGGCCGCCAGGGGCACGGCGGTGACCACGTCAAAGGATATCCATAGACCCCAGGGGTAGAGGTCGTTAAGGTTGGTGGTGGCCCCCAGGCCGAAGATGAAGCGTACGGCGGAAGCCAGGGCCGCCGCCCCCACGAGGAC
The nucleotide sequence above comes from Geobacter benzoatilyticus. Encoded proteins:
- the nrfD gene encoding NrfD/PsrC family molybdoenzyme membrane anchor subunit, which encodes MTAARIVMNEIKGYHRFIKFLMVLVGAAALASAVRFIFGLGATTNLNDLYPWGLWISFDVVTAVPLAAGAFTIGVVAHVCHIKKLEPLVRPAIVTGFLGYSLVCVGLLLDLGQPQRGPYVLFNWNVHSPMFEVSMCVMAYTTVLFLEFLHPVSERFGWHIPLRLLRTLELPFAIIAAMISTLHQSTLGTFFLIAVDKLHNLWYNPLLPLQFWLSAIFTGLSIVIFEASLVHKYMGQPDESDLLATLTKIIPWIMGIYMLVKVYALAFLSHGPLFDRPVLTALFSVEMIVGVLIPFAMFLTKRIRTDKQMQLRAASLVIIGLILNRFNVSMFAMHQPGQPVYFPNFIESVVTIGIIAAHILFFVLVAKYFPIFEHHPEATDYTIPDRFRKIEKHGEAHGKASEA